The genomic DNA CGCGCCGGCCGCCCGAACGTCCGCGATCAGCTGTTCGTGGCGCGGCCGGTCCAGGATGACCACCGTGATGTCGTACACGCCGCGTCCCAGGCGCTCCGCGATGGTGCCGAGCGTCTGCGCGACCGGGTCGTTGATGCTCACGTGGCCCGCGACCATCGGTCCCACGATCAGCTTCTCGAGGTAGGTGTCCGGCGCGTGCATGAGGCCGCCCGGCTCGGAGGCGGCGAGGACCGCCGTGGCGTTGGTGGATCCGGTTGCCACCAGGTTCGTGCCCTCCAGCGGATCCACCGCGATGTCGATGGAGGTTGCCGCATCCGGGTTGCCGACCTGCTCGCCGATGTAGAGCATCGGCGCGGAATCGCGCTCTCCCTCGCCGATGACGATGGTGCCGCTGATGTCGGCATCGTCCATCGCCTTGCGCATGGCGGTGACGGCCGCCTGGTCCGCCCCATCCCGGTCTCCACGGCCCATGAGGCGGGCGGCCGCGATGGCGCCGGCCTCGGTGGCGCGGATGGCCTCCGCGATGATGACCTTCTCGACGGGTGCCCGCGATTCCATCGGTCT from Luteitalea sp. includes the following:
- a CDS encoding fructose-bisphosphatase class II gives rise to the protein MESRAPVEKVIIAEAIRATEAGAIAAARLMGRGDRDGADQAAVTAMRKAMDDADISGTIVIGEGERDSAPMLYIGEQVGNPDAATSIDIAVDPLEGTNLVATGSTNATAVLAASEPGGLMHAPDTYLEKLIVGPMVAGHVSINDPVAQTLGTIAERLGRGVYDITVVILDRPRHEQLIADVRAAGA